A region of Plantactinospora sp. BC1 DNA encodes the following proteins:
- a CDS encoding DedA family protein has translation MIDDTAPMAAEPTPLSGIAEWATDLMDTLGAPGAGLAVALENLFPPLPSEIILPLAGFAASRGEMSLWSAIFWTTLGSVVGALALYYVGALLGRERTRAIAARLPLVKLADVDRTEAWFVRHGVKTVFFGRMIPIFRSLISIPAGIERMRLGTFLLCTALGSLIWNTAFVLAGYLLGENWHLVEEYASLFQKVVIVAVALAVGWFVLSRLSRLSRRDRPRSRHRM, from the coding sequence ATGATCGATGATACGGCTCCGATGGCCGCCGAACCCACCCCGCTGAGCGGGATCGCCGAGTGGGCGACCGACCTGATGGACACGCTCGGCGCCCCCGGAGCGGGCCTGGCAGTGGCGCTGGAGAACCTCTTCCCGCCGCTGCCCAGCGAGATCATCCTGCCGCTCGCCGGCTTCGCCGCCAGCCGGGGCGAGATGAGCCTCTGGTCGGCGATCTTCTGGACCACCCTCGGCTCGGTGGTCGGCGCGCTGGCGCTCTACTACGTCGGCGCGCTGCTCGGCCGGGAACGTACCCGGGCCATCGCCGCCCGGCTGCCGCTGGTCAAGCTCGCCGACGTGGACCGTACCGAGGCGTGGTTCGTCCGGCACGGGGTCAAGACGGTCTTCTTCGGCCGGATGATCCCGATCTTCCGCAGCCTGATCTCCATCCCGGCCGGCATCGAACGGATGCGCCTCGGCACCTTCCTGCTCTGCACCGCCCTCGGCAGCCTGATCTGGAACACCGCCTTCGTGCTGGCCGGCTATCTGCTGGGCGAGAACTGGCACCTGGTCGAGGAGTACGCCAGCCTCTTCCAGAAGGTGGTGATCGTGGCCGTGGCGCTCGCGGTCGGCTGGTTCGTACTCTCCCGGCTCTCCCGGCTCTCCCGGCGCGACCGGCCGCGCAGCCGCCACCGGATGTGA